The following DNA comes from Erigeron canadensis isolate Cc75 chromosome 3, C_canadensis_v1, whole genome shotgun sequence.
CTTCTTTCAAGTACTTCTACCCACACTTCATTACGAAGATGATTGAAGGTCACCGTTGCCATTTTGCTCAAGACATCCgccttttttattttgacttctCGGGATCTGTTTGATCTTGAAGTATTCAAAGCCTTctactttcctttttattttttccaagTATTGCTCCATTTTTTCATCTTTTGCTTCATACACTCCATTGACTTGGTTGGCCACTAACTTTGAATCTACATACACCTTTAGTCTGTTAACATTTAGCTTCTTTGCTATTCTCATTCCCGCAAGTAGTGCTTCATACCCAGCTTCATTATTAGTAGCTGGGAAATCAAATCTTAAGGCATAGCTAAACTCTTCTCCTTCTAGACCAACTAGCACCATACCTGCACCAGCCCCTTCACTGCTTGAAGCTCCATCTGTGTAAAGCTTCCATTTTGGAACTTTAGCTTCCTTGTTTGAATCATCTGAGGGGAGCTGaattatcttttcttttgtttcagCCATTGGCATTTCTGATATGAAGTCAGCTAGTACTTGTCCCCTCATTGTGCTCCTGGCACGGTATTCAATCCCAAATCCCCCCAATTCAATCGCTCATTTGGCTAAACGTCCCGATATTTCCGGACGATCCAAGACTTGGCGTATGGGCTGGTCTGTGATTACTACAGTTGGATTTGATTGAAAATATCTTTTCATTCTTCTAGCTGCATGGACCAGAGCCAAGGCTAGCTTTTCCAATGGTTGGTAATTCAATTCAGCGGCTTGCAAGGCCCTACTTACAAAGAAGATAGGCACttgcttctttcttctttcaGTTAGGAGTACTGCACTTATGGCACTTTTTGAAGCTGCCAGGTACAATGCTAATGTTTCTCCCAGTTCTGGAGCAGTTAACATAGGGAGCTCTTTCAAGTAttctttaatcttttgaaaTGATTCTTCAGCCTCTTTCGTCCAATGAAAATCACTTTTATTGACACATTGCTTCAACGTTTGGAAAAAAGGTAAAGATCTTTCTGCTGATCGTGCCAAATAATGGTTAAGGGCTGCTAACCTCCCATTCAACCTTTGCACGTCCTTGATGGATTTAGGAGAAACCATTTTTTGGATTGCCATTTGGATTTGATGGTATCCCTTGTATGCATCAAGGAAACATTTCCACTTGAACCCCACAAGAGCCTCAATCTTCTCATCAATATTGGGAAGTGGATAGCAGTCTTTAGGACAtgctttatttatatctttgaaGTCCACGCACATCCTCCATGAGTTATCTCCTTTTTTCACCATCACAGGGTTAGCAACCCAAGTTTGGTATCTTACCTCCCTTAGAATATCTGCCTCTACTAGCTGCCTTACTTCTTGAAGGGCAGCCCTGCTTCTTTCGGGAGCAAGAGTTCTTTTCTTTTGCACTTTTGGTTCAACATTTGAATGAACGTTTAACCGATGCTCTATGACACTCCGAGGGATCCCCACCATGTTTGATGGTTCCCATGAAAAAAcatctttgtttctttttagAAACTCTACCAACCTTTCCTTTGTTCTTCGAGATAGCTCAGCTCCAATGGTAACGAGTTGGTACGGGTAATGAGGGTGAATCATTACCCTTTCTTCTTTCACATTACGAGATTCCTTAGTAAATTTTAAGTCATCTTCTTCAATTCGTTGGCATTCATCTACCTTTGCCATTTCAGCCCTTACAATGGCTACTCCCCACGGGGTTGGGAATCTCATTTCTGCATGCGGAGTGGAGGTTACTGCTCCCAAAGTTTTCATCCCTGGCCTTCCTATTATCATATTGTATCTTGATGATGGAGCTCTTACTACCGCGAAATCCATTTCTTCAGTTCGACATAATGGAGGTTCCCCCAATGTAATAGGTAAAAGAATTTGCCCAAGGGGCCACACGACCTCCCCTGCAAATCCCACTAATGGTGCCTCAGCCTTTGTCATTAACTGTCTGGTTTGAGCAGGGAGCTGGAAGAAGCAATGTTCATACATCAGCTCAACAGATGCACCTCCATCGATATAAATACGATGGATCCTTTGATCCCCGATGATTCCTGTGATGATCATTGGATTGGCAGTCAAATCTACTATTCCGGGGGGAGGGAATGTGATGGGAACGTTCATCCAACTTTCAGGTATCTTTCTTTTCCTTGACTCCCCCATTTGACTCCTTCCAAACATCTGAACCTCTTTCATCTTTCCTCTGTTGTCTCTTTCTTTGTTCCGGGAGCCACTTTGTCTCCCACCTCTTGCACCTTTATTCTCCCCTTTAATTTCTCTTACTAAATGGGCCAACTGACCAGATTTCACGGCATCTTCTATCTGCCTTTTCAACTGCCAGCAATCGTTGGTGTGATGCCCTTTGTCAGAGTGGAACTCACAATACTGCTCGTTCCTCTTATTAGGATCCCCCATCATTGGTCGGGGTCGAATGAAACCAACTCGTGCATCTTCGGTGGCCAAAATTTCAGCAGGTGTTTTGATTAAAGCGGTGTAATGTTCATGCCGCCTCACATTAGCTGGAGAATAAGAAGTATTTTGACGACGCTCAGACCTCTCGGTGGAGGAGGTATATGCCCTTCTATTGTTGAATTGGCGTGATTGCTTGTTGTTGCGTCGGGCTGGTGCTTCATCTAATTTTGCAGCTGTGATAGCTTCTTTTGCTCTAATGTGAGCTTTAACCACTTCCATCATTTCTTTCACAGTATCAGGAacctttgtatttaatttttctatCAATTGCTTGGATCTGATGCCATGCATAAAACCTGACACCCGCATGGTTTCACTTGCTCCCAAGATCCGCATACTTTCCAAATTGTACCTTTCCATAAATGCGGTAAGGCTCTCATTTTCTCTTTGACGAATGTTATGGACTTCCACCGGGTTTCGGGTGTATTTTTGTTGAACCATGAAGTGAGTGAGAAATTTTTGCCTCAGTTCTTCAAAGCTATCAATGCTCCCTCCTGCTAAACTATCATACCAAACTCGGGCAGAACCAGAAAGAGTTTGGCCAAACATGTGGCACCACACAGGCATGGACCATTGTTCCACCTTGGCCGCGCCAGAGAATACTCCCATGTGGTCATCTGGATCTGTGGTACCATCATACATTTTCACATTAGATGGCATTTTAATCTTGGAGGGAAACTGGAAATCAGATATTATTTTGGTGAATTTAGAAGCTGATGTGGGGCAATAAGGTGCCGACAAGTCTTCTGCTTCAATGAGAGGCGTTTCCTTCCTTGTGGGTATGAATACATAAGTACCAGATGTACCAGGAGGTGGTTCTGTCAATTGGGTGTGACCCCTCATCGGTGCATTGGGTGTGACAAACCCTTCTGATGGACCACCGATGTTATGATGTGGAACCTGATGGTCCCTACTTGATCGAATTGGGGTTTCTTCTCCGAAGCGCAACCTCGTCGGAGCTACACCTTCCTTCATATAATTGTGCATCATCATGCTTAGAGTAGCAAAGTTGCTTCTTATGAACTCTGGAGTGATTGGATCTAGATCCTTAGAGGTGCCGGGACCTTCGGCGTGAACCACATGTTGGGAAGGAGGTGGACCTTGTGGACCAGGGGTCTCAACCTCCTCCATTGTCTGGTCCGGAGCAGCATTAGTGGTCCTCGAAGGATATGGTTCAGAGGGTGGTGTGAGTTCCATCAATGCAAGTGAACCCGAACTTGTGACTTTACAAGTGTtggggtcccacggatggcgccacttGATGAAGTAATGGACCTACTTCAGGATGGACCAGGTAAAGTCTGGTTCTTACTTTAGGATGGACCAGGTGTAGTCTGGTCCCTCTTGGTGAATGAAGGATGAACTGCACACGATGGAACACACAATCGTTAGAAGGGCCGAAGGAGAATCTTCCTTCGGGTGGCGATTCCCTCTTGGTAATTCAATCCTTGTTAGGAGTAGAATTATACGCCACGGTTTGGTTGGAACCAAACCCCGGATGAAGCAGAATATAACGTATGATGTTTatgtttagagagagaaagcaAGAGAGTAAATATTGGAATAGTGAAAGAAGTGAATGATTTACTGTTGGTGAGcatggggtatttataggcaaatgGGATGTGGATAATAACCAGCTCTGATGGGACAATGGTATTATCCACCATGTAATGGGGGTGACCAAACTCCAGGCTGTCACCTGTGGGTGGTCCCTCGAGTATTGGGGTTGTCCCTTGGTTAATAACCTATACCTTTTCTTACCCATTAAGAATTCTGCTTTGGTGATCCTTCTAATTAGTTGGCTCCAGATGAAACTTGTACTTCCTTACTGGAGGTTCTGCTTCCAAGACGAAGCTCATGAAATGCTACGTCATTCTCAAAGTTATCTTGGAAAATACTTCACTAAATAGTATATAGTGCTCATTGCTCAACATGGTCTTATTCTATCTGCATTTAGAATATCCAAGTTACAATATATCTTATTGTTAGcttaaattaatagttaatgcTTGTTTTGTCATTATGTAATTGTTTTGTTCTTAATTATGGAAGGGTTAGATTGTAATTAAGGAAGGATTTGTATGTAATTAAGGAGGGGGTTTAGTGTAATATGTTTTCCTATATAAACCCCTCCATCACAACCTTAAGGCTAAACGGTTTTACCTCTGTTTTTGAGGAAACATCTTATGTGACCAAAATAAATTACCAAAACATTTTGAGTTGAAGATACCTCGAAGTTAAAATATAACTTCTTATAATATTGTTATGTAATACTAAATGTTTAATGAATCACAGTCCACGTAAGCATCAAGTGTTGACATGACCTTTACACGGTGAATTTGACTGGTGACATGACATTTAACGTTTACAGTTTGGAAGTTAGCGGTAGCATACACCATATAGCCCAAAAAATATATGTCTATACATTATATAGCCACCCAAAtattattacattacataatcatTTTATCATAGATATATGGCATTACCTCTTTTTATTCATGTACGTCCGTCATACTATTTTGTTTAGAAGTGATTTTTTcaccaaaatttttaaaaggtacatatatattctttatttctttttagcAAGTACACAGCGAGATACGATGCAAAACAAAAACTTgagaaatatgtatatatgcgcGCAAGTAATCAAGGATGTTACGCCGATGAACTGAATTCTGACTTCATGAGCTCCCTATCAACGGCTTTCTTTAAAAAACTATCTTCATCTAAAATCATCTGAACAGGCAAGAAACCGAGATCATTCGCCAAAGCAAGCATCATTCTCTTGGTTTCGGCTTTAAACTCTTCCAAATCGACAGTCCCATTTGAATCACGGTCAAATTGCACAAACAAAGAGTCATAAACATGAGAGAGCTCTTCCGGGTCCGTTTTCACATCAATGCCAAAATGAGTTTCAATCATTCTTAAAGATTGTAGCTCTTTCAGCATTTCTGAATATGAAAGAAGACCATCATGGTTCGTGTCCAAGTTCGTGAAACGGTCTTGGATTGAATCATTGAACGCTTTATCGTCTTCAATGAAGTCGAGAATGATGCCACCATCTAACAACTCTACACTCATTttttttgctatgtgttttgactatatatgtatgtttgttaATTAAGTTTTGGTATATGTTGGTATTGAGCTGTGAATTGTGATATTGTGGTTAAGTGTATTATATAGAGCATAAATTAAGGACATAATAAGTTTATTCCTAATGTTTTTGTTATGTGCGTTCAAACAACGCGGGGATAGTCTTATGGTTTTTGACTTAAAAGTGTTTTATAATTGATTTATTGTTGATGGGTTCTTAATCACCCACCTCATAGTTTTGCATTATATATAGCCAATTcaactttaatatataataaaaattggACTAATATATGtcttatatatattcttgtacTAGTTGTTCCTTACGGTTTTTAGTCTCGTGTTAACTATAAAGTTTTCTAGAATGGAGACCAAAATTCGAAACTTGTTTTTAGTTATTGTCATAGCCCATAAAGTTAtgattatataaacataaataaatttgatatgtgatatctgaaaattatttttaaggaaagacatacatattttaatttttactaaatttgtgtatgcgcaatgcggcgacagtGATGATAGTGATAacgtggtggtggtgacggtagTGGGGGTGACATTGGGAGCATCAATGgtagtgaatgtaaaagtaattgatgttgggagATCTATACTGTAAactatttcattaagggtattataagtatattagatgaagatttttaaattagtgaataaaggagaagAGTATAGATGatttttaaattagtgaataaaggagaagAGTATAGATAGTTAGGGGTAAAATGGAGATACGGAAAAATTTGcttaaatttcataaaataaatgtccaatatgttttataaaggagtatagatatacaaTATTCTATGACTATTATTTATAGCCTTAGATCTACGAATAACAAACTTATAAATATTACTTTTAATGAACTTTTTTTATTAGTTGTTAAAGCTTCTAAAGGAGAACTCAAGCATTTTTAAACTAAACCTAAGTTTTTAATAGTTTCGGGTCAACATCTCTTTGTAATTATACATTGCTCCCATAAcaataacatattttttaatatttcatatgtaaATTATTCATGTGAAtaaatttattcatatataaataaatcaaattatatataactttacatgtttttgatatttttttcatatgaacTTTTATTCTGTTTACATATGTGACTATGTTTACATATGTGACTATCAATCACAAGAAATTCaatacataattttaaaatttttacggtttatataaataaaaaaagaaaatgattaatttttttaacttatccTTCTAAATCCTAATAATTATCTTCATAATTCCTTAACTTAGTGTCGATTGTAATCTactaagagggtgtttgggattgcgttataaaatgattatctgattattacgttcgtaaaacgcaaataatctaaaaaagtgtttgtatgaaaaagtgattattggctatgaaaacgcagtttttgAGAAGCATGTACctgcatgctttttcaaaacgcagttttgaaaacacataatctattttgaaaaaacagattttgttttgtaatcgcaataccaaacaccccctaattCTCTCACATAACTTCATCCTTTGATTTTACCATGTGTCATGATCAAAttattaagaagatttttatgAGGATAAATTAGAAAGATTAACCATttcccattaaaaaaaaaagaaacgattaatccttttgaaaaaaaaggcctaaaaatccttttaactatcagatgaagacatgtgacaAAATCAAAAAGCAAAATTAGGAAATAAAGTTAGTGAATAATATATGTCACactaattttatagttttaggaagatttttaaaataatcttTAAAAAGATTTAGTATTTtctatggaaaaaaaaattatcatacgAACCTTTCTATGTATATAACCTGCTTATATGTTGTTTGTTATGGTCATTTGGTATTATCATTAAACGTTTCTAAAATGAACGTTTGACTTtaaaaattaggaaaaaaatatactttGTCACCAGATTGATTAGTTGACTTTTTTGATATGGACACACATAAGGGCAGATCCAATGGGCCAATCTATTATTGGTTGCGATCAAATACAATGTGACGGTGGAGTTTTGCTCAATCTGTCAAATTGGAGAAACCACTTTTACTAATCCTTTTTATTCCTTGATGATAAACAGTACGTTTCACATAATTATTTTTGACGTCATAAAACCTGGTCTGCCCCTACGCGTATAAAACCTTAAAGTTAGAGCACATATtgatgtacttttttttttttctttctattagttgagttttatttaaaaaaaggattagtttcctgaaatgtaagaaactttgaacgaatgtttatagtaggaaataactaaagttgtgtgtattgtatgtaaacaactcgaaataatgtttattgtacgtaagaatttcgtttcaaccaattaaaatctgacaagtgacacctgtatatggttgtcatgtatattttcttacatacaataaacattatttcgagttgcttacatacaatacacacaactttagttttttcctactatagacactcggtcaaagatagttacattccaatAAActaatcctttaaaaaaaaccaGTGGTGGGATGGTCCTGAACAAAGTACACCATTTTTCCCAAGTGATCGATTAGTTTTTCCTTCCAACTCTATaccataaaataataataaaaaaataaattctgtCAACATAATTCACTAATTAAAACTTCTATCGACTAGCTAATTTTATAGTTGATATCTACACCCAAGCCCTTAACTCGCCTAAACCATATACGATACGGAGTATGTCTTATAATTAAAGAATAATAATGTATATCCAAAAATATTGTCTATATATAGTCGTTAATCTCTAAATAATTGTCTATGGTTAAAAATGGATATGAATTAGTACTTCAATTTCTCAAATTCATATGTAGCTTAAATTACTTTTACAGTTTCAAGGATAAAAGTGAGGTATCCAATAACTTTAATAATGAAGATGTTCGATCGGGTAagcaaaatataatttttttaattgcaaTTGTGAAGTATAATTCATGTATCATATgtaatatctaccaataaattaaaaggattgaGATGTTTTTGAGATGACACGTGACGTAATTATTGATCGATATGtgtccttttaaattatttattttattaaattagttttttcaattgtatatattttcaatttccttattaaacttagaattaaactataactattggcttattaatacaaaaacattataaccttatttaactgatcgttttctcataattaataaattgtctcttttttttcttaattcttcaactcctattgtttatattacttataataagttattaacatgaatacttcaaaaatttgagtttacgatccgaaatcacaaaaTTATTTGCCGTCATCCACTATCCTTACAAGTTCTCATTTTGATATGATTCTACAAATTTAAAGTAAGTCCAAAACtgtaactaaatatatattatatttatcattactgttattataatttagcttcgatcaccaattaatttactttaactacaatttatttcatagccacaaatcatgtatgaggcatattcgaacttttttatgatacaatttttataacCACCGTATATCATACGAGTATCAGGACTagtagataaataaataataatatggaCACTTCTAAGTTCTAATCCATCATATATATCACAACAATCACACGTACATAGACAGCATGCCTGCACGCATACGATCCAAGCCGATCGAGATATATAATAgacaattaattaaatactaaGGTATGGACTATGATaatatttaaacaaaacaacGTACGGCCATGCCTGATGTTAAATTCATCACATGGTCTGTTTCAGTCGATAAGTTTACCTAATTATTAAGCGCATATATATCGGCTTCTCAATATTCATTGAATctattttttcagtttttggcaAAAATAACATGTAAAAAACACATGATCGATCGATAATTAGCTTCAAAAAGATTggttaaacaaattaaacattttttacttttttttttttaagttagtagtagcattcgagacaccacaatGACATCCAATTTGACAGTATGTCGAGCTCGAACTACGCATTTCTGGGATGAAACCCAatatattttgaatgaaaataCTTTCTATAGTAGTACTCTTAGTTGGTTACAAATAACTGGATCCATATACAACTTGTGTTTATATATCGtcttttaaaatacaaataaacatACAAATAGATCGAGTAACCAGCTAAAAGATTAGGATAAATTTATAATGTCAAGGTAAATCAAAGCATGGCCTAAATTTTTTGTTAGTTGATCTGCATTCTGCAATAGAGTTAAAAACTTACTCTAGCAAAACGTACATTAAAATCGGTAGAAAAATCCTTATCTTGTACTCGTCTTTTAGACCAAAAGAACAAGCAGTATATGTCTTTGGATAACAGAAAACCGATCGAGTCGGAGATAAATAGTGGTTTAATAATACTTTAATGGGTAAAATTATACCccataattttataattatgtcATCACCAATAATTAATTCACCAGCCAACCAATCAGCAATTAATAAAATTCATCCTGTAAATTCTTCTTGTATAAATAGACAAGCGTATCACATGATTTCTTCATCCTACATACCAAATATATCCgctaacaaaaaaaagaaaaagtaaattaaaaaatggTTTCAAAGACAGTCCTTCTACTTGTCCTTGTTTTTGCAACTATTCTCCTCATTACCTCAGAAATTGCTGCTGCTAAGAACTTGGCCTCCAACCATGATGAGAGtgagtaattaaattaattccATCATCTCTTTCATATAGTTTTTTAGAATAATTACAAGGTTAATTtcataataaaactatatatatgacaatATGAGAAGTATGTACTGGCCAGCCTACAAACTTATATGCATGCTTATAACGTAcggttaatatataaattatggaATGCATGctagatatatatatgcatcaatTAACTAATTCATGTAATGATCGATAATGCGCTGTGTGTACCTTTGGGTGAATAATTGATGATGTAGGTGAAGTAGAAGATGCCAAGTATGGCCGTGACGATCGTGGATACTACAACGGCGGACGTGGAGGGAATTACAACAATGGTGGAGGCTACAACAACAGGGGAGGCCGAAGAGGAAATTATTGTAGGTATGGTTGTTGTGGCGGAGGACGTTACTACAACGGATGCAGGTGTTGCACCACTCTTGCTGAGGCAGCGGCTTACAAACAAGCAGCTCATGATCATGCGGCGCAAACTCACAACTAAATCGATCCATCTCTCAATCAATCTATAGCCATCATATCTGTTGATCAATAACTATATATCGAGCTCTTCCATCGCCGTATGCGGATTTAAGAATTTAGTGTACGTTTGTATGTTGTGTATCGATCAGATGGCTTAAATAAATTTGAACTATTATGttctttaattaataatcaTATCGCATTTTATATTGTTGAAAAAAGCTAGACTAACGTGTGTGTCTTCACTTGTTTTCTTTGCTGCAAAATACATGACGTTGATTATGAGTAACAAACCAAATTataaagtatttttatttttatatctacaTGCACATAATCATAGGAAAAATAAATGATATGATGCAAATATTTTTTATCGAAAATTAGATAGCCATACCAACAGATTGTTATATGTAcgtagtttttgtttttgtttggcTCAACAAGACAGAAACAACAAAAGGGgagtttaatttaaattttgaatacCGTACGTATCGTCGCCTAAAGCAATTTTGGTTAGATTTATTAGATGAAAACAAATATCCTAATAATCCTCGTAATACATTAAGAAAGTAACattatccactaattctctttcctaatcttgtcccCTGATtgtttcacatgtcatcatcttataattagaaagattattaggctatttggttaagagaattaatcatttccttaaTTTCACCAAATAAGTTTTTGGGCTCTTAATTGGCTTTACAAAATAAGTTTTAAGGTTTGAGGGGGTGACCTTTTTTGGGCCAAGGGTATATGGGCTAAACCTTCATGTTTGGTTTTAAGTTAAGAATCATTATCTATGTGACTATGTTTTCAAGGGAACTTTTGAGAGTGGTTTTTGAAACCCAACGTCTTCGATGATCTTATTTAtaagtttgatatatattttgtaatccCCCACGCCCCACacaccccccaaaaaaaaaaaaaaaaatcattcatTTCCATTaccacaaacaaaacaaaacatctcctaaattatatatagattaacttacatatataaaaaacaaaagatcatCTATTGGTGAGTGTAAAGAGGTAATTTCACCAAACATTTTTACCTTTTGATTTAGAGCATTTAATTAAACACTTTATAGACAATACTTTTATTGGAAATGTATACCTGTTCAACTTCAGTTTTTGGGTATGACAAGGATGTAAAAGATGGATTGAGGCGAAGACAATGGTGTTTCTTGACCATGGCGATCTGATTGCCAGAGTGACCTCACATTAGTGGTTTCTGATTAAGTTTTATAGGAAAGGATCGATTAAATAGAACGAGTATGAATGAGAtctcaattaattttacatttcaaaaatattctcatcttgtttgtttgttttttttttttttaattttaatctacaCCATAGATGGTGATTCGATTCAAAGGTTGAAAAGAGTCGTTAAGACTACACATTTTACAAAAACTATATAGAACACATATCTATTACGTTGGATTTTTTGCGTTTAAATATATAACTTACATATTATTTATTGAATTCATTCAAtgttaagattttgaaatgatATATCATGATGatattagttttatttgttGTCAAATAAAGCTTATGCAAATCAAAAGGATAATAGTCTAGTTATTCCTAGACGTTGTATTCTGTATTGTTTTTGGTGTCTAGTGCTTTTCTAGATgtcattttgtttatttataatattctgCCCTTAAAAAAAGGACGAATAATAGTCTCGAGATGGTTTTAAAGAATGAAAATATATACCCTTAAGA
Coding sequences within:
- the LOC122594650 gene encoding uncharacterized protein LOC122594650, producing MSVELLDGGIILDFIEDDKAFNDSIQDRFTNLDTNHDGLLSYSEMLKELQSLRMIETHFGIDVKTDPEELSHVYDSLFVQFDRDSNGTVDLEEFKAETKRMMLALANDLGFLPVQMILDEDSFLKKAVDRELMKSEFSSSA
- the LOC122590834 gene encoding glycine-rich protein 3 short isoform-like, whose protein sequence is MVSKTVLLLVLVFATILLITSEIAAAKNLASNHDESEVEDAKYGRDDRGYYNGGRGGNYNNGGGYNNRGGRRGNYCRYGCCGGGRYYNGCRCCTTLAEAAAYKQAAHDHAAQTHN